The Pleuronectes platessa chromosome 11, fPlePla1.1, whole genome shotgun sequence DNA segment CTTAGAATAAAAGAGAACCGGTGACACTGAGATTGATCTGGCTTTAATTAGCCGTTAAACATTGATGCACGAGCTCTGTCAACCAGCCGGCGTGATTTACTGCCTGTGGGTGAATGGTTACAGGAGGCGGCTTCAGCTGGGCTCCTTCTTCTGTAAGATGCAGTCGGGGGTAATTTAACACCACAGGATTTCACTGAAAGTCTGagacgcaaaaaaaaaaaatctgattattCTTGAGTCACCATTTAACTTCCCCTATTTTTCTCCAACAATGATTCTTTTAATCAGACAGTGTCAGTCACGTAAATATAAAAGTGCAAATAGAGCTcaatgagatgagataaaaaacataaaaaacataaaagcggaagaaacaaacacacaaagatcatCAATGTACAGATGTGACGTTATGAAGTTCTGAGCTTTGttcaaaatgttgtgtttgtagtAAAGTTACTATGAAGTATTAATTCATTAACATTTTaagatactgtatatattacgATGTGGGTTTATATCTCACCTGGTTCAACTGGTTTCTTCTTATTAAGACTCGTTGAGGGAAAAGCCTGCAAATCACTGACTAAGCATCTCTCTCGCCACGatatctccccctctctcagaCGAGGATCGAGCTGAGGACACACAACCAGTCGATACTTAAACAAGACatgaaaaagaggaaggaaTTAGCATATCAAAGACCACAGCCCTGACTCAACCTGCAGTgagcggggaggaggaggaggggggggggaggaggaggaggaggagggatgagagTCCGCCGGTCGAAGCTCGATGAGGTTTTACCGCTGCTCCTCAgtcacaggaggagaggaagacgagggcgGTAGAAGATGAAACCTCTGCCGGATGAGAGCTCTGCTTTCTGCCTCGGGGCTCGGAATTAAACccagcacacacatgctgcagagttcagcaaggagggtcaaaggtcacaggtaGAAGCGTGAGAAGGAAGGAGGTCATGAGGGAGTGAAGGAATAAAAGGATATGAGGTAGAGAATGATATCAGAATGAAGGACTGAGAGACACATGGAGAAGAAAGTTACCTGGAAATTGTCTCGTTCCTCGATtgtattacagttttttctGCTTTCATCCCCTGAACTCCAGATATTGTTCTAGAGTTTTTCCTGCACGTTCCTTAGAGCTCCAGATGAGGTCAGAGAGTTcacgtgagaatacagcaggaacatgTCACTAATGTacagagtgggtgtgttgatgaggtttctaacacaggACAAAATACTGAAGAATGAAAAAGCAGAGAGGAAATACATAGAGGAAAGAAGAGTTTTTATAAAGCGGCTCTTGGTCCGGGAGCAGGACGTACTGTATTACagctgtttttaataaaaaacacagcagcattgATCTGAGTCGGGGGGGGATTTCTCCAAACATCCTGCAGAGCTAAAAGGACGATGGGATGTTCCTGTTTCAATCTCTCAACAAGGAGCTGGGGAGAAGTGAAACTTACAGCACTTAGATTATCCTCGGGCTGTGACTCACCAGCCAACTCAGTATTTACACTGAGCTCTCTGTTCTCTCACAGCGTCACAAAGGTCAAAACCTGAATACAGAGTTACTGCTGCGCAATTCATGAGAAATGAAACTCAGCCCTCTGCTAGTAAAGTATTGTGAAATTAGGGCCGGGCAGGCAGTTTATAAAGGTTCTTTATCTGCAGTAATCCAGTGTTCACACAGAAGCTGATAGATGAAGAGCTGAAGACATGGCACGAACGGTGAGTCTCCTCCTGCTCATTAGTTACAgtagatttagtttttgtttagaAAAGTGCTTTGGTTATATGAGTAAAATACAACATTAGCATtttaatgcagctttaaaatattattttatcaaaGAGTTTACAACAGaaaccagaataaacaggatgtGTGAGCAGCTGCTTTTCAacaataaacagatttatttagCTAAAAGTGAACAAAATACAGAGTTCTGGTCCATAAGAGGTCGACTGAACAAAATCAGATCTAACAAAGGGGAAAATATATAACTACTGATAAGAGCATTTCAGAAACAAAAGGAGCAAAGAGAGACAAACAGCTTAACTACAAGTTCCACCCCCCCAAGAAACGGTTAATTAGTAAGTCAGCATTGAACAATAAATTAGCTACCTCCTGTATTTAATGGCCGGCTTCAGTGAGTGACTCAAAGTTAGAAAACTAAACGTGTGCACCACCAATAGAACCTGAGGTGCTGTCAGTTCATTAAGAATAAGGAAAGTATGTTGCCTGGAACAAAAGCCAGAAAGTTATTTATCTGTTTTGCTGTCTTTTGAGTGATTGTAATATAAATAAGATCCAAAggttaatatataaataaatatgtgttaACTATTAACTGCAGTGACTTATTGGCAGTTAAAGTCCCTGTGTGGCACAAAGTGGTGCCACACACTTTAAGGTGTGAAAACGACTCCAGTGAACTTTCCTCCAAGTCCTGATTCATTAGTCGAGTTTCTTTGGTACGTCAACCTGTGGCAGGGCTGTGTCCTCGTATGACCCTCGTGCtcgtgaacacaaacaaacacaacaggaagccacGATGAAGAGCACTTTGATCACTGCACATTCACATTGACTACATGtacactttattatttatatccatATTTTCaagtttcttctctttttaGTTTAATGGAAAACCAGGAGACCTGATCCAGATCTTTCGTGGGTCCTATCAGCACTGGGCCGTCTACATCGGAGGACAAATGGTGGTTCATTTAGTCCCAGAGGGTGAGTGAAGTGATAACTATATTCACGTTAGAATATCACATGGACATGAtgtgtatttcatgatggcaccttcctcctttcctctttctttgcctcaatgttcttcatgtttgtcttttctaTAAAACACACAGGTGGTCAGTCATCTGGCCCTTTGGAGCTtctgagcagcagagcagaggtgaAGCGTGAGAAGCTCACTGACGTGGTCGGCCATCACCATTTCAAAGTCAACAATCTGAAGGATGAAGAGTATGATGCTCGTGATCCTTCCATCATAGTGAAGGAGGCCTGTGAGATGGTGGGCCGAGTGCTATCGTACAGCGTTGTCTCTTACAACTGTGAACACTTTGCTGCTGACCTGCGATACGGCAAAGCAGAGTCCAGACAGGTGTGTATCTGACTGTTGTGTTCTTTAACCTCGTTAACTCTTCCACAGCTAAATTAATGTGTAGATGTTGTGTTGCTGTcttactttatattaacatcagGAGCAGGTTCTGTctatggaggcagccatgttttttatagtagcccaaactggacaaactaaaccttttgagtttctatGATGACTgaagctgccacaggttctctctcatgtttggaagggggagggtgtgtgtgtggggggtgttcagctgcaacatgacacttcaccactagatgtcactagattatacacattgaacctttaagtgtagtttcataaggggactgtggaAGAACCTAGTGACCTTTGACTTGCAGTTTTTagattattaaataataaccaTTCTTCTCATCTTGTCTCTCACAGGTTCAAACAGCAGGTTTGATCACAGGTGTTGTAGCAGTTGGGGTCTTAGCAGCTTTGGGTGCAGCTCTGTTCAGCAGCCTTTCCAGCAAAGaggaacagaaagaggaagaggaagactacaggaagagaagaagaagacaacatCAACACTGGCACTAATGAGACAGAAACATGACAACAAAGATCTCTTCATTGTTTGAGTTGATGCAGATGACATTGATTATTATTGaaactatttaaataaacaatttctCTTGTGCAGACTAGAAAGGAAACGGTTGTTGTGGTTCCTTCAACACAGTTAAAAGACTGGACCTGGAATCAGAGCTAATTGAAGTCTTTCTTCAGTGAAAATGATTTTCCTAATTTTAAGACTTGAATCTAAACTGTGaatgtaaaaaacatatttaggaAAGCTATTTATcacatgtttccttttttcattGTACTTATTGGTTTGTTGTGATCAATTCTTCATGATATATTTAGTGTAATAATCGAAGTAGAATTAAATGAAAACTATCTTCCCAACaatggatgtttttttatttttatttcaacacGTTGCATTATGTTACTttttaaacatgtattttctCCCATCAAATGAAACACAACCTTTTTTCACGTGCACTTTATTCAAACCACTTGGTGAATACAGCACCTGAACACGTGGATGTTAGAAACACATGTTGTCTACAATCTAATCAATGTCAAGTGAAGGTTGGTCTCAGTCCACGAAGCTGATGACCACAGGACGTACGTATCTCTGACAGATGTTTAGTGCGCTCCATGAATTACAATGCTGTTGTGCAATTGATACATTAAATGTGATACCATTAAATTGTGTACCTTTCGGCATTCAAAAAATTTGGTAAAAAATATTACAGATATTAACATTAAATAATTTCTTTAATCGATTAAAGTTACCTCGGgacaccacccttcaaaggaagggaaaagatagtcaatttatttattaagtcTCATGAAAGTACTAAGTAAAAATCTGGAACTCGGATAAACAATTACATTAATAACTATCACCCAAATTACCATAAAGATAGTTAACTAAGTTGAAGGAtatagagttcttgacagtgtaaaGTTTGGCAAAATTCATATTtgtgcaacattaatgaaaacaacatttgtgaaagaaaaacattaattacgaagataataaagtataaatacaCAACTTACTCAAGGTCTACTTactatataaatatgtgtatgtgagtatgtgtgtgtgtgtgtctgtgtgctctcAAAATGCCATCTAGCCACTCTAAAGATAACGGACCCCCACTTTGgaaggtttatgacctgtagcGGGGGTCAgagagatatgtgtgtgtgtgtgtgtgtgtgtgtatgtgtgtgtgttggtgccagGTTAGACAATGTAGTTAGTTGCATGCAGAGAAAGAATAAGGAGCATAACATAACTAACATggactttcaaataacttaaaaccaaaatatcacagcaacaaaaatctaatttataaacatcacacagaatcgaataaacagtctttgcttagcctagtataattgCTAAGCCTGGTTGTGTTACCCGTccatggaaagaaaaagaaaagggttgCTGTGCTGTTCGAAGTTCTGTGAACCCGTCTTGCTGGTTTGTGGCTCCAGCCTTTGTAGTTCCTTGTTGAGGTGTGTAGGAAgctgcacctctcctccatTGAATTTCAGCAGACCGAAAAAGTGAGCTCCTCTCGGAGGGTGGAGTTAAGGAATTGAGCAGAGTGAGCTGGACAGCCACCCTTCTCCTCTGAGAGTTTCGtggaaagagaaaggagaaCTGGGCTTATATTGGCATGGTGACATTATGGGTCATGGAGCACAGAGTGATCAATAGTGGTTGAAACTTGTGTCCCCCGGTCGGTTTTCACACCTCTCTGTGACGTTGACGCACACTGGGAGACGACACGTAGGCCGAACTGTAATTCAGAAATACCAAGTCCCAACAACGTGTAAGTCATTAAGAGGAGTTTCTCACTTTCTGAAAAACTACATATCAATGACAATTTCAACCTTATTTTTAtggcacatttaaaacaaatggttTGACCAAAGTGCTTCTCAAAGAAAAAGGTTcaacaagaaaacagcaataCGTGATATATCAAAATACTgatgataattaaataaaataaaatctcctGGGATAAAAACCAAAGAGGCCAAAGAAAAGACTTTTAAACGATGATTGtatcaaatacatttaatttcatataaacgaaagacaaaagggaaaatgtcttagttCTATATAAGATTATGTATTGACTCCACAAGTTCAAATTGTAAACCTTTTGGTATCATTTCATGCAAACAATTTCAATAGTTAATAATTAATCATGCATGTTTATCTCTTGCCCTGTAAGTGACTTCACCTTGTTACCTTGTGATTGAGCTTTTACAAGAATCTCATCTGAACGCCATGCGAGCGTCTGTCTGCCAACCGGCTGCCACGCCCCAGCCACCGCCACAACTTCCTGAACGCCTGAACATTGTTCTCACCTGGTTCAACTGGTTTCTGCTTTTTAAGACTCGTTGAGGGAAAAGCCtcaacgaggaggaggaggaggaggaggaggaggagggaggaatgaGAGTCCGCCGGTCGAAGCTCGACGAGGGTTTTACCGCTGCTCCTCAGtcacaggaggagagggagtgtgcACCCACAGGACGCAGAttaggaggaagacgagggggggggggggggggggtagacaaTGAAACCAGTGCAGGATGAGAGCTCTGCTTTCTGCCTCGGGGCTCTGATTAAACCttgcacacacatgctgcagagttcagcaaggaaggtcaaaggtcacaggtaGAAGCGTGAGAAGGAAGGAGGTCATGATGGAGTGAAGGAATAAAAGGATATGAGTTAGAGAATGACATCAGAATGAAGGACTGAGAGACACAAGGAAAAGAAAGTTCCCTGGAAATTGTCTCGTTCCTCGATTGTATTATAGTTTTTTCTGCTTTCATCCCCTGAACTCCAGATATTGTTCTAGAGTTTTTCCTGCCTGCTCCTCAGAGCTCCagatgaggtcagagtgagtccacgtgagaatacagcaggaacatgTCACTGCTGTacagagtgggtgtgttgatgaggtttctaacacaggACAAAATACTGCAGGATGAAAAAGCAAAGCAGAGCACGTAGAAGCTGCAGACAAAGACGAGGAGCTTTTGGTGAAGAGGTCTCGATTCGCTGTGATGGTTCAAGTGTCTCTTGGCCCGGGAGCAGGACTAACTGTATTACAGCTGCTTTTCATACAAAGCACAGCAGCAgtgatctgagtgtgtgtgtgtgtgtgtgtgtgggggggggatctctCAAAACATCCTGCAGATCTAAAAGGACGACAGGATCCCAGTGTAGCTCTTATTGAAGCCTTCCTGTTTCAAGCTCTCAACCAGGAGCTGGGGTGAAGTGCATTCTTCCATCACATGCGCAGataattgccagcatcctgcacactacagcagggctattgagccctgctgtagtgtgcaggactagtcaggtaagttccGAGGATataactggggaaaatatattagcatgctgatcgaggatggttcatctgttcatctagcctctttctattcatttatccatcaattgtaaaatatttttaaagacgattccaattgtttggccaactatttatatctcattttcatgtttatttttagtttaaagAAAAACCAGGAGACCTGATCGAGATCTCCCGGGATGGGCCCTATCAGCACTGAGAGAGAATGAAGTGGTTCATTTCGGTGCAGATGGTGAGTGAAGGGATAACATACATACATTCACATTAGAATATAACATGGGCATGACATGTATTTCATGATGGAaccttcctcctttcctctttcttttcctccctgtcAGTTATCTGGCTCGTCTGGGCTTCTGAGCAACAGCAACGGTAAGGTGGTGCAAGAGAAGCTCACCGACGTGGTCAGAGATGACCATTACCAGGTCAAGAATCAGCTGGATGAAAAGTACAAGGCTCGGGATCCCTCTGTCACAGTGAAGGAGGCCTGTGCAATGGTGGGCAGTGAGCCACAGTACAACGTTGTCACTAACAACTGTGAGCACTTTGCCAACAAGATGCGATATGGCGTGGCAGAGTCTCGTCAGGTGTGTAtctaactgttgtgtttgttaaccTCGTTAACTCTTCCAGAGCAGAACTAGTGtgtagatgttgtgtttgttaaaagGTGATTGACAGTAGACGAGttcctttctgttttctccaCAAAGTGAGTCATGGTCTTGAACGCTCCACtaactgagaagctctctctACAACTCTGATATGACTTAAAAGAATCAAAGAGACAGGATTCATAATAGTTATCATTCATATACATCAGCTGATA contains these protein-coding regions:
- the LOC128450338 gene encoding phospholipase A and acyltransferase 4 isoform X1, producing the protein MARTFNGKPGDLIQIFRGSYQHWAVYIGGQMVVHLVPEGGQSSGPLELLSSRAEVKREKLTDVVGHHHFKVNNLKDEEYDARDPSIIVKEACEMVGRVLSYSVVSYNCEHFAADLRYGKAESRQVQTAGLITGVVAVGVLAALGAALFSSLSSKEEQKEEEEDYRKRRRRQHQHWH
- the LOC128450338 gene encoding phospholipase A and acyltransferase 4 isoform X2; its protein translation is MVVHLVPEGGQSSGPLELLSSRAEVKREKLTDVVGHHHFKVNNLKDEEYDARDPSIIVKEACEMVGRVLSYSVVSYNCEHFAADLRYGKAESRQVQTAGLITGVVAVGVLAALGAALFSSLSSKEEQKEEEEDYRKRRRRQHQHWH
- the LOC128450995 gene encoding phospholipase A and acyltransferase 4, whose translation is MSLLYRFKEKPGDLIEISRDGPYQHWYFMMEPSSFPLSFPPCQLSGSSGLLSNSNGKVVQEKLTDVVRDDHYQVKNQLDEKYKARDPSVTVKEACAMVGSEPQYNVVTNNCEHFANKMRYGVAESRQVCI